In the Desulfurobacteriaceae bacterium genome, GCTATGTTAAGGATACTTTTAAAAGATTTGCTATTGTCTTTAGTTCATAACAAGCTTAGAACCTTTTTTGCATTTTTAGGGATTGTTTTTGGAGTCTCTTCTGTTGTTCTTATAGTTTCTGCTATTGAGGGCAGCAGTTTACAGGCGAATAAAGTTATTAAAAAACTTGGGCCAGATTCTGTTTTTATTATTTCAGGTGCTATTGGGAAAGGTCCCCGTAGTGGAATGAAAAACTTAACACTGGACGATGTCAAAGAAATATCAAGGCTTGAGGGAATTTTTGCTCTAACTTATGGGATAGTAAAACCTATGACTATTTCAAGTATAGAAACTTCAAAGTTTTCTGCAGTTTTTGGAGTAGGGGAAAACTGGCTTCTTTCGTGGGACTACAGAATAGAAATTGGAAGAGGATTTACAGAAGAAGACTTTAAGAATTTAAGAAAAGTAGCCGTTGTTGGACATGATGTTAGCGATTTCTTCTTTCCAAACCAAAACCCTATAGGGAAAACAATTTTGATAGGAAAAACTCCTTTTAAAATCATTGGTGTTTACAAGAAGAAGGGAAAAACCCCTAATGGACACAACCTTGATAACAGAGTATTCATTCCTTACAAAGTTTTTGACAAGGTGGTAGAAAAAACTTTTAACAGAATTACTCTCATAAGGTTTAGAGTTCTTGATATGAGGTCTTACGATGAAATAGTGAAAGAAACAAAAGCTATTCTTTTGAGACACCATGAGGCAGACGAATTTACGGTGATTACCCCTGTTGTTGTTAAAAAGTTTTTATCTATGCTTTCAGCAAGTTTAGCACTCTTTTTAGGAATTGCATCGACGACTGCTTTAGTTGTCGGAGGTTTTGTTCTTTCTTCCATCTTTTACATAAACGTAAAAGTTAGAGAATGGGAAATCGGCCTAAGAAGATCGTTAGGTGCAACGAGAAGAGACATTCTTTTAAGATTTTTAGCAGAAAGTCTCATTATTTCGTTAGTTGCATTAATTATCGGTAGTGGTTTGGGATTTTTGGCAGTTCACTACATAATGCCACTTTTAAAAGTTCCAGAAGTTTACCCTATAAAAGCCTTTATTATTGCAAGTATCTTTTCTGTTATTGTTGCGATTTTTGCAGCGTACTTTCCTGCCAAGAAGGCCTCTTTAATAGAACCTGTAAAAGCTTTAAGAACGAAGGTATAAACCATGACGGCTGTAAGAACTTTACTTTCTTACTTTAAGGAAAACAAAAGAAGGATGGTTCTTTCGGTTATTGGAATAGCAATTGGTGTTTTTTCTCTTACTCTCATGATGGGTATCACAGGAGCTATGAAGCAAAAGATTTTAAAAACACTTGGAAATCTTGGGGCAAATGTTCTTGTCATAATTCCAGGAGACGTTAAAAATTTGGGAGGAAGAACCATTCAACTTTCTTTTTATCCAACGTTAACCTTAGACGATGCAAAAGCTATAAACGAAAAGTGCCCTACTGTTTCTTTGGTTTCTCCTTATAAGAAGGTTAATCCAAACGTTCATTTTGGTGGAAAGTCTATTACTTCAGATGTTTACGGAGTAGTTCCGGACTTTGAACGTATTGCTGATTATCATCCTTTTTGTGGAAGGTTTCTAAAAAAGGATGAGGTGGAAAACATATCGCAAGTGGCAGTAATAGGAATAGAGGTTGCAAGAAGTCTTTACAAGGAAGACTGTCCAGTTGGAAAAAATATTTACCTATTTAACGCACCTTACAAGATTGTTGGAGTTATGGAAGAGAAAGGAACGGACTTAAGTGGAGAAAACCTTGATACTAGGGTTTACATACCTATTTCTTCAGCGATGAAAAGAATTTCAAACGTTGATTACATTGATGGAATTTACGTTTTACCGGCTTCTGAAGATTTAATAGACGAAACCAAAAAAGAAGTGGAAACTTTACTTTTGAAAAGACACGGCAAAAAAGACTTCACGGTTAG is a window encoding:
- a CDS encoding ABC transporter permease, producing the protein AMLRILLKDLLLSLVHNKLRTFFAFLGIVFGVSSVVLIVSAIEGSSLQANKVIKKLGPDSVFIISGAIGKGPRSGMKNLTLDDVKEISRLEGIFALTYGIVKPMTISSIETSKFSAVFGVGENWLLSWDYRIEIGRGFTEEDFKNLRKVAVVGHDVSDFFFPNQNPIGKTILIGKTPFKIIGVYKKKGKTPNGHNLDNRVFIPYKVFDKVVEKTFNRITLIRFRVLDMRSYDEIVKETKAILLRHHEADEFTVITPVVVKKFLSMLSASLALFLGIASTTALVVGGFVLSSIFYINVKVREWEIGLRRSLGATRRDILLRFLAESLIISLVALIIGSGLGFLAVHYIMPLLKVPEVYPIKAFIIASIFSVIVAIFAAYFPAKKASLIEPVKALRTKV
- a CDS encoding ABC transporter permease, with the protein product MTAVRTLLSYFKENKRRMVLSVIGIAIGVFSLTLMMGITGAMKQKILKTLGNLGANVLVIIPGDVKNLGGRTIQLSFYPTLTLDDAKAINEKCPTVSLVSPYKKVNPNVHFGGKSITSDVYGVVPDFERIADYHPFCGRFLKKDEVENISQVAVIGIEVARSLYKEDCPVGKNIYLFNAPYKIVGVMEEKGTDLSGENLDTRVYIPISSAMKRISNVDYIDGIYVLPASEDLIDETKKEVETLLLKRHGKKDFTVSKYEDVANTRKQAMEIFSKLSIIVSVIAFSVGALGILAVMTLSVHERLVEIGVRRAFGATKIDIFKQFLLESTVLSLVGAVFGIFVATLLVTLISKVAGWETFIPVKGIVVSSSLSIIIGLISGIYPALRATSFEPKEILKDS